Below is a genomic region from Bdellovibrionota bacterium.
CCCGCCCGCCCGAAAGTCGCCGCCTACCCGTTCACGACGCTCTCCCCGGCGCTCGGAACCGCCGTACATCAAGGCAAACGAATCGTGATCGCCGATATTCCCGGTCTGATCCAGGACGCTCACGCCGGCGTAGGACTGGGAACGCGGTTTCTTCGGCACATTCAACGGACGCGGGCGCTTGTGTACCTCGTTTCCGCCGACCGGGAGGATCCCTTTAAGCCGTGGAAAGACTTCGAGACGACGCGCAACGAGATCGGTCTCCATGACGAACTGCTTCTTCAAAAACGCTCTCTCCTCGTTTTGAACAAAATCGATCTTTTGACAGACGCCGAGATCCGGGCAAACGTGGAGGAGATTCAAAAACATGGATGGAACCCTGTCGCAATTTCCGCGAAAACCAAACGTCACATCAAACTTTTCTGGCGCGCTCTATTTAAGGTCT
It encodes:
- a CDS encoding GTPase; the protein is PARPKVAAYPFTTLSPALGTAVHQGKRIVIADIPGLIQDAHAGVGLGTRFLRHIQRTRALVYLVSADREDPFKPWKDFETTRNEIGLHDELLLQKRSLLVLNKIDLLTDAEIRANVEEIQKHGWNPVAISAKTKRHIKLFWRALFKVFS